The following are from one region of the Funiculus sociatus GB2-C1 genome:
- a CDS encoding aldo/keto reductase, whose product MTAESRISPRQLGTTGLTVFPLALGCMGMSGMYGTTDDNESIATIHAALDQGVTLLDTGDFYGCGHNEMLIGRALKDRRDKAMLSVKFGALRSPDGGWIGIDGRPSSVKNFAAYSLTRLGVDHIDIYRLARLDPQVPIEDTIGAISELVQAGYVRHIGLSEVGPETIRRAHAVHPISDLQIEYSLISRNPETEIFPLLEELGIGVTAYGVLSRGLLSGSVPTAPNDFRAHLPRFSRENLAQNQRLIEELQQIAAEKGVSPSQLAIAWVLAKGKNIVPVIGARKQTQLAESLAAVHVQLSLEDLTRIEAAIPASAVAGSRYDEQQMKMLDSERG is encoded by the coding sequence ATGACCGCAGAAAGTAGAATTTCCCCTCGCCAACTCGGCACCACAGGTCTAACCGTTTTCCCCCTGGCTCTCGGATGTATGGGGATGTCGGGCATGTACGGTACGACAGACGACAACGAAAGCATTGCCACCATCCACGCGGCGCTCGACCAAGGCGTGACGCTGCTGGATACGGGCGATTTCTATGGATGCGGACACAATGAGATGCTGATTGGTCGGGCACTCAAAGACCGCCGCGACAAAGCCATGCTCTCGGTAAAATTCGGTGCTCTGCGTTCTCCCGATGGCGGATGGATTGGTATCGATGGGCGTCCCTCATCGGTGAAGAACTTTGCAGCCTACAGTCTGACTCGCCTGGGAGTAGACCATATCGACATCTACCGTCTGGCTCGCCTAGACCCGCAGGTTCCTATCGAAGATACCATCGGAGCCATTTCCGAACTCGTTCAGGCTGGCTACGTGCGTCATATCGGTCTATCGGAGGTAGGGCCAGAGACGATTCGCCGCGCCCACGCCGTCCACCCCATCAGCGACCTTCAAATCGAATACTCCCTAATTAGCCGCAATCCAGAAACCGAAATTTTCCCTTTGCTGGAAGAACTTGGCATCGGCGTGACGGCTTATGGCGTGCTTTCGCGAGGACTGCTGAGCGGCTCTGTCCCCACGGCACCGAATGATTTCCGTGCCCACCTCCCACGCTTCAGTAGGGAAAACCTGGCTCAGAACCAGCGTTTGATTGAAGAGCTTCAGCAAATTGCTGCTGAGAAGGGAGTTAGTCCTTCGCAGCTTGCCATTGCCTGGGTACTTGCAAAAGGTAAAAACATTGTTCCGGTCATCGGCGCACGCAAACAAACTCAACTTGCTGAATCGTTGGCAGCCGTTCATGTGCAATTATCCCTGGAAGACTTGACCCGGATTGAGGCAGCGATTCCCGCTTCAGCAGTCGCAGGCAGCCGTTACGACGAGCAGCAGATGAAGATGCTGGACAGCGAACGGGGATAG
- a CDS encoding site-specific integrase, which produces MKRDRHGRAKTLTLDEIELLFSQGFQTERDRAVFGFALYTACRINEACTQLTVDVYDQKGKVRPQIEPSSAGKLAKNGN; this is translated from the coding sequence ATGAAACGAGATCGACATGGCAGAGCGAAGACTCTCACACTTGATGAGATTGAGTTGTTATTTAGCCAAGGCTTCCAAACCGAGAGGGATCGGGCTGTGTTTGGATTTGCTCTTTATACAGCCTGCCGGATTAACGAAGCCTGCACCCAGTTAACCGTGGATGTCTACGATCAAAAAGGAAAAGTCCGTCCACAAATAGAACCAAGTAGCGCTGGTAAATTAGCGAAAAATGGTAATTAA
- a CDS encoding MarR family winged helix-turn-helix transcriptional regulator — protein sequence MSEPSANGSAFTEVILEVFRLNGLLLEAGDHLTHPVGLSSARWQVLGVVDHQPTPVAHVARIMGLTRQSVQQTADALANDGFITYTDNPHHRRAKLMTITPKGRKALDYVQQCQADWANQVSDTLSLEALKTAVTVLRQLKERLETHKTDGLDE from the coding sequence ATGAGTGAGCCGAGTGCTAATGGCAGTGCCTTTACCGAAGTCATCCTTGAGGTTTTTCGGTTGAATGGGCTTTTGTTGGAAGCAGGCGATCACTTGACCCATCCGGTTGGTTTAAGCAGTGCCCGCTGGCAGGTACTCGGCGTTGTGGACCATCAACCTACACCCGTTGCCCACGTCGCTCGGATCATGGGGCTAACTCGACAAAGTGTTCAGCAAACTGCTGATGCCCTGGCAAACGATGGATTTATCACCTATACCGACAATCCACACCATCGTCGTGCCAAATTAATGACCATTACACCCAAGGGGCGTAAGGCATTGGATTATGTACAACAGTGTCAGGCAGATTGGGCAAATCAAGTCAGTGACACGCTTTCATTAGAAGCGTTAAAGACTGCCGTTACGGTATTACGACAACTTAAAGAACGTCTGGAAACTCACAAAACTGATGGTCTGGATGAGTAA
- a CDS encoding LysR family transcriptional regulator, with protein MLENIVRMDMEFQHLSQFELRQICYFIAVVQADNNFSAAAKRLGIKQPPLSQRIQALEELLSIDQKTLPVKLFDRSKRPLELTEAGQAFLIEAQQALIHFERAVSRARQASRGEIGRLIVGMNNSIANTILPEIVQEFRQRFPMVELELHECTIVQDIQVQMLKNHQLDVIFSRSPSFEQNDPALSFQPILEEYFIVALPSTHALANQMTISLKALAEDAIILPPFDVLPFYEKVVTLCREAGFEPKINQTVTATGVVALLSLVAAGVGISILPNHIQTLHREGVVYRALQNAALNRQIAVVWRQEDSSIVLRQFLKVIWEVTNLSRLDSW; from the coding sequence ATGCTTGAGAATATAGTAAGGATGGATATGGAGTTCCAGCATCTTAGCCAGTTTGAGCTTCGACAGATTTGCTACTTCATTGCAGTGGTGCAGGCTGACAACAATTTCAGCGCGGCAGCAAAGCGTTTAGGAATTAAGCAACCTCCCCTCAGCCAGAGGATTCAGGCGCTTGAAGAATTGCTGAGTATCGATCAAAAAACATTGCCAGTAAAGCTTTTCGATCGCAGTAAACGTCCGCTTGAGCTAACTGAAGCGGGTCAAGCTTTTCTAATAGAAGCGCAGCAAGCATTAATTCATTTCGAGCGAGCGGTTTCTCGTGCACGACAAGCCAGTCGGGGTGAAATAGGGCGTTTGATCGTCGGCATGAACAATTCGATTGCAAACACGATCCTGCCGGAGATCGTGCAAGAGTTTCGGCAACGATTTCCAATGGTGGAACTAGAATTGCATGAATGCACAATCGTGCAGGATATTCAAGTACAGATGCTCAAGAACCATCAATTAGATGTAATATTTTCTCGTTCTCCCAGCTTTGAGCAGAATGATCCCGCTTTGAGCTTTCAACCCATTCTTGAAGAATATTTCATTGTCGCGCTACCAAGCACCCATGCTCTTGCTAACCAAATGACAATTTCTCTAAAAGCACTGGCAGAGGATGCGATTATCTTACCTCCCTTTGATGTATTGCCTTTCTATGAAAAAGTTGTCACTCTTTGTCGGGAGGCGGGTTTTGAACCGAAAATCAATCAAACTGTCACAGCAACTGGAGTTGTCGCACTGCTCAGCTTAGTTGCCGCAGGGGTTGGCATATCGATCTTACCTAACCATATTCAAACGCTACACCGTGAGGGAGTCGTTTATCGAGCGCTCCAAAATGCAGCCCTAAATCGGCAGATTGCTGTTGTTTGGCGACAGGAGGATTCGTCTATTGTTTTACGTCAATTTCTCAAGGTCATTTGGGAGGTAACGAACCTGTCCCGGCTAGACTCTTGGTAA
- a CDS encoding VOC family protein, producing MKITASAISLNVDDVTASATFVKQHFGFSEEMSADGFVSLKRDDAGFNLIFLQTGLESFKPIHMREHRADGLLIAFVVDDIDTQYVRLQAEGVRITTPIETEPWGERFFQVTDPNGVVIQLVQWITQPDSEKAA from the coding sequence ATGAAAATAACAGCTTCAGCGATTTCACTTAACGTTGATGATGTCACGGCATCCGCTACATTTGTTAAACAACACTTTGGCTTTAGCGAAGAGATGTCAGCCGATGGCTTCGTATCCCTAAAGAGAGACGATGCTGGCTTCAATCTTATCTTTCTGCAAACTGGATTGGAAAGCTTCAAACCCATCCACATGCGTGAACATCGGGCAGATGGTTTGCTAATCGCGTTTGTCGTGGATGATATTGACACCCAATATGTGCGATTGCAAGCTGAAGGTGTACGGATCACAACTCCGATTGAGACTGAACCTTGGGGCGAACGATTCTTTCAAGTGACAGACCCTAACGGGGTAGTGATTCAATTGGTTCAGTGGATAACTCAACCCGATAGCGAGAAGGCTGCGTAA
- a CDS encoding thermonuclease family protein, protein MSVPYGRTVAELYLANQSVNLQMVKQGQAVVYRQYLSGCTSTLNQYLQAEAQAKQKKLGFWNQSKPVMPWDFRKGQSASNQPSSNALPKPASAPRQNCSPAYPGVCIPPGPPDLNCPDISYRNFKVLPPDPHGFDRESDKGWMRKAVRSDRLLLVKTKILCRLSKALHSILPIKFYG, encoded by the coding sequence TTGTCAGTTCCCTACGGGCGCACTGTTGCTGAGTTGTACCTGGCGAATCAGTCAGTAAACCTGCAAATGGTGAAGCAAGGGCAGGCTGTCGTGTATCGCCAGTACCTGAGCGGCTGTACGTCCACCTTGAATCAGTACCTCCAGGCTGAAGCCCAAGCCAAGCAGAAGAAGTTGGGATTCTGGAATCAGTCCAAGCCAGTCATGCCGTGGGATTTTAGGAAGGGGCAATCCGCAAGTAATCAACCGTCCTCTAACGCCTTGCCCAAGCCAGCTTCAGCTCCCCGTCAAAACTGTAGCCCAGCTTATCCAGGCGTATGTATTCCCCCAGGCCCACCGGATCTGAATTGCCCGGACATCTCCTACCGGAATTTCAAAGTTCTGCCTCCCGATCCGCACGGCTTCGACCGTGAGAGCGATAAGGGTTGGATGCGAAAAGCAGTGAGGAGCGATCGCCTGCTGCTGGTGAAAACTAAAATACTGTGTCGTCTGTCAAAAGCACTACACAGCATTCTTCCTATCAAGTTTTATGGATGA
- a CDS encoding site-specific integrase yields MFAVALFSAYRINEACTLLTQDVYDTKRRVRPNLLIRKGNTKGQLDTRTIPIIEDLRSILVIYQPEAGDVYLFPGRFNVGHINLDSAARILRKASRRVGIKGASTQYRTFEEATETL; encoded by the coding sequence TTGTTTGCCGTCGCCCTGTTTAGTGCTTACAGAATCAATGAAGCTTGCACCCTTTTAACCCAAGACGTTTACGACACCAAGCGTCGGGTGCGTCCTAATTTGTTAATTAGAAAAGGCAACACCAAAGGGCAATTGGACACTCGTACCATTCCCATCATTGAAGACCTGCGCTCCATCCTCGTAATCTATCAACCAGAAGCCGGGGACGTGTATTTATTTCCCGGTCGCTTCAATGTTGGACACATCAATCTAGACTCCGCCGCCAGGATATTGAGAAAAGCAAGTCGGCGGGTTGGTATTAAAGGAGCCTCAACGCAGTACCGCACCTTTGAGGAAGCGACGGAAACATTGTAG
- a CDS encoding ACT domain-containing protein — protein sequence MLGETDLDVLLKSMKPVLRDGEFVFCILSPQCFNELDFQPIGQFQEDEGLTLILKREQADNLGLQYEYISRMITLSVHSNLNAVGFLAAITAKLTEYGISVNPVAAYYHDHLFVPTEKANDAIKALAELSR from the coding sequence ATGCTGGGTGAAACTGATCTTGATGTTCTCCTTAAATCTATGAAGCCTGTGTTGCGAGACGGAGAGTTTGTGTTTTGTATCCTATCTCCTCAATGCTTCAATGAATTGGATTTTCAGCCTATTGGTCAGTTTCAGGAAGATGAAGGGCTGACTTTAATTCTGAAACGAGAACAAGCAGATAATCTGGGGTTGCAGTACGAATACATTTCTCGGATGATTACTTTATCTGTACATTCCAATCTGAACGCAGTAGGTTTTCTAGCCGCAATAACGGCAAAACTCACTGAGTATGGTATCAGCGTCAACCCAGTTGCAGCCTATTACCACGATCACTTGTTTGTACCTACAGAAAAGGCAAACGATGCCATCAAAGCACTTGCTGAATTGTCGAGATAA